In bacterium, the DNA window ATACCTGTTGCATTATGAAGATTATGCTTTGTTTGTATATAATTGTTTTCGAAGTCATAATCTACACCTTTAATCCAATGCATGCGTGCATAGTGCTTCCCATTTAAATCATAAGACGTATAAAAAACATCAACAGCAATAATTTTGTCTTTGAAATAAGTTCTAAATAGTGTTTTATCCTCATTCGGTTCAAATTTTGGAGCTGTCTCTTTGATTTTTATGATTGGCCATCCTATTTCTTGTATTGTTTTATAAAGGGGAAAGCACAAAACTAATACCAAGCAAATGTATGGCAAAATACTAGTTATTCCTTCAGATTTTTTCTCCAATATTTCCTTAATAGTATGTATTAAAATAGCAAAAACAAGAAATATGAAAAAAACTATCTTAAAGCTGTCAAACCAAGTATTTCCATAAATATAGCGTGCAATCACACAAATGATAAGATAAGAAACTAGAAAGATATAAAACATGCTTTTATTATAAAATTTTTTTTGGGCAAATAAAGTACTTTTCAATTTAGAGACTGTCCCGTCTTTTTTAATTTTCATCACCATATAACGACTGAAATCAGCGACGTTGCGAGCGCGTATGAATCAAAAAACTTGTTTTTTTGCGCAAGCCTTTATTCAACGTCCACTGGATTGATTTGTTATGTATTTTTGCTTAATACATATAGGGTTACAGCACTCCCGCTACTAGAGAGAAAGATAGTTTTAAATTTTTTCTACCAATAAATCCTTTACTAATGCTTTTTCATCCCCATTGTTTCTAAACCCAATTGTTCCATACTCTAAATCTATAGGGAAAGGAATTGTTACTGTTTCATTTTCTTTTCCAAATTTAAAAAGCACAGCTCCAGAAGGAATCTCCCATTTTTGAGTAAAAATAATATTATTTTTGTCTAATATCTTCATACTTATTATTTTTTTGTCGCACAAAATCTCACATTTATACCATGTATTTTTTAATAAAGCTTCACGAAATTCAAGCCCTGCATCTTTTGCTTCTTGAACCTTCCAACCACTATTAATTCTCAGATGAGGCCTGATTCCTTCACAGTTTATCTGCATCATAACATAATTAGACAAGTTTATTGCTCTTAGTATAATCCCTAAACACGTATTTATAATTTGAAAATCGAAAACTACTCTATAATCAGTCCAGGTAAAGATTTTTTGAAAAATAAATCCTGAATATGAACGTGTGATCATGTAGCTTTTATCAGTGCGAAAATATTCAAAGTTGCCTTCCCCAGCCCAATCATCTTTATCTTTTCTTCGATCAAAAGGAATATGAAAAAAAGCTCTCTCTTTCAGGCGAAAATATATCGTCAACACTAGGCCAATAAAGACAACCAATAATGATAATGACATTGAAATTTTAATATTATTCACAAAAATTAATGACACAGCCGTAAGAATAAATGATATTATTGCTGTAGCAATTTCATTTTTATATCTTTTTAAAAAATATTTTATTTTCTTTCCCATCACCCGTTTTCACTATTTTTTCACATAACTAATGATTATACGGATAAATTTCCGCATAAATCTTACCTTAAAATTACTTATAACCCTTCTAACAACTTAAATCAAGTGTATTTACAACATTATTGATAATTTCAAAGATAGTAAATATAGATTTCCGGTAAACTTCCCTGAAAAGGATTGAAAATGGCACATTATGGGCACAATTTTAGGGTACACATACATAACTTACTACTATATGGCAGGTTATGAATTAGGGCGTAGAGCTATCAATTCTCACCCCCATAAATTTGCATGAAAAATCTGATAATTTTTAATATAATTATTTTAGGGGTAAATCATGCCGGAATTAACCAAAGAAGAAGCTTTGACTATTGCCCAAAAGCATATTTCCTCTCATCTAAATAGCAATATCAAAATCACCTACATAGAGAATACGCTTCGCCACGGTAGACTTTATGCCACCCCAAAAGATTGCTGGTACATTTATTTTGATTCAAACCCTGATATAATAGGGCTTAAGAGTTCAGATCTAATCTGCATTTCAAAAAAGACCGGAGAAATAAAATATATGGGATCAGCCAGTGATGAGGGGTAAAACCATTTAAATATCAATTTTATATCGGGCTCTTCCGTTAACTCTTCTTTTCTGTATCCATTGAACCACCCTTGCCTCTTCAAACCTTATACATTTGCCCATACGAACATGCGGAATAAACCCTATATGCGCCCAACTGTAAACAGTTGAGCTTCGTATACTCAATTTCTGTGCTATTTCTTTCGCTGTAAGCAGGTCTTCCATAATATCCGTATCATTAAGTTTTGCCAAGTTCTTCTCTTTATGATTATTTTGTTTTTGCGTCTACGAGTTCAGCGTTTTTAGTCTGCTCAAACAGAATATTTATAATTATCTGGACGCCTTCACCAGATTCTTCTTTGCTTGATAACCTGCCTTTGAGCAATTGTGTGAGCTTTAATGCCGCAAGTCTAATGCTGTTATCGGGAACCATCCCAACACCCTTTTCATATTTCTCAGCTACCCGCAATTTCTTAAGAAGCTCTATGTCTGCTTCATCCGTTATGCCCATATGTTCAAGTAATGAATTGACCGTATAATCAAGTTTAATCAAGTTCTGGCTTGCTATAACGCTTGCAACATGTCTATTCTTGCAGTTGTAAACTCGCATAGCAACTTCAGTTGGAGAAATGCACTCTCCATTTGAAAGCGATTTAATTAACAAATTACGGAACAACGCTAATTTGAGAGCCGGTGTTGCCACCGCTGCTTTTCGATTTTGGTGCTTTGTTTTCTGCTTTTTCATTTTTGTCCTCCTTTTTGAAGTTATGCTGTTTTGCTGCTCCATAGTTAAGCTTGATTTCTTCAAACCCTAACTAAACACCGTATTTTTAAATTAAAAACTAACAGGTTCATGTCCTACGCATTTCCGCACTGTTTTTAATAAAACCTCATCTTAAGTTGATGATTTTATACGTTACCGGGCTTTTTATTGCCTATCCCCTTTCTATTTGGATTCCTACCCATTCTAAAAGGGTAAATCGGGCAATCTGTTATAGGGCACAACCTTATTTCCTTTAATTGCCCATTAGAGCAATCGACACATTTGGCTCTAATTGCTTTGATTGGTGTTAATGTTTTCATTGTTGAATACCTCCTAAATTTAAGCTCAACTGTACAAATTACAGAACTGTTCTGTAAAAATCTAAGAACTTTCAGCTTTCAATACCCCTTTCTTCTATGAAAATGTCAGAACTTTATATTTAACCCGTTTTTAAAATCTTCTGCACAAAAGACAGAGTATATAGATCTATACCATACCTATGAGCGAATATCGGGATCGAACTTCCCCGTGAGCTTGTATCTGCACATCCCACCAAATAACCCACCTTTTTTTGTTCTTTCGATCCACCCCTTTTTAATTAAGCCTTTCAGTGCTTTAGAAAAGGTATGATCTTTAAAAACAGGCCTCATTTGTGTGTATGTCAAGGGGATATCTCCATTATTTAGTCCTGTATAATTTCTTTTTAAATACACATATGTAATCTTTTCGGAATTGGTTAAATCAAACCAATCTTTACCAATTATCATTCTTCTGTTAAGCATCACAAATGGGGCTGATTTTTTCTTTTTCATCTTAATCTCTGTTCATTTGCTACTTATTAAAAATTAAGTCTTTTAAGGTTTTTATGGCATCTGAAAACGCCTTAGCATTTATCAGCGCTTCTTTTCTCCAATAAGAATCTGTGAGTTTCCGGCAAACGGCAACTTCTTCAAAAATAAAGACTTTTCTATTATTTTCGTTTTCTAACTGTAATAACTTACTGTTTGAGGCATAAAGGAAGGCTGCTTCATAAAGATCTCTTGTTCTGTATAATTGTTTTTTCATCTATTTCTCCTACTATTCATGTTTTTGATATACGACATACTTATGATATAATAGGAAAATAGTTGACATAATATTATGTAACTAACGTTTATATAAATAAATATGGATATTATATGAAAAGCAACAAAGAGAAACGCTGGTTGGAACCCCAAAACAATTCAAAGAAAATCATCCGACGTTTTAAGATAGCTAAAAGCTTGTGGTATTTAAAACTAAAGAAAGAGATAGAGATAGAGAAACAAGTACCACTTGAGGAATTAGAACCCTTTATTATAGAAGATATAAAAGCCATAAAAAATCTTATAAAAAAACATCCACAATACAATAAACTCCCCCGGGAAATAAAA includes these proteins:
- a CDS encoding DUF5659 domain-containing protein — its product is MKKQLYRTRDLYEAAFLYASNSKLLQLENENNRKVFIFEEVAVCRKLTDSYWRKEALINAKAFSDAIKTLKDLIFNK
- a CDS encoding helix-turn-helix domain-containing protein; amino-acid sequence: MAKLNDTDIMEDLLTAKEIAQKLSIRSSTVYSWAHIGFIPHVRMGKCIRFEEARVVQWIQKRRVNGRARYKIDI